In Streptacidiphilus sp. P02-A3a, the DNA window CCGTACCCGCCCGGCCAGCACGGCCGTGGGCGCAAGCAGAACTCGGACTACAAGGTCCGTCTGGTCGAGAAGCAGCGTCTGCGCGCTCAGTACGACCTGAGCGAGACCCAGATGGCCCGCGCGTTCGACCGTGCCCGCAAGGTCGAGGGCAAGACCGGTGAGGCGCTGATCATCGAGCTGGAGACCCGGCTCGACTCGCTGGTCCTGCGGTCGGGCATCGCCCGCACCATCTACCAGGCCCGGCAGATGGTCGTGCACGGCCACATCGAGGTCAACGGCCACAAGGTCAACCGGCCGTCGTTCCAGCTGAAGCCCGGCTTCGTGGTGACGGTTCGCGAGCGCTCGAAGGAGAAGACCCCCTTCCAGGTCGCCCGTGAGGGTGGCAACGCCGGCGAGGGTCAGACCGCGAAGTACCTTGAGGTCAACCTGAAGGCCCTGGCCTTCCGCCTGGACCGCGCGCCGCAGCGTCGCGAGGTTCCGGTCATCTGCGACGAGCAGCTGGTCGTCGAGTACTACTCGCGCTGACCCGCGAGCACGCTCGGACGTCTCACCGCCGCGCCCCCGGCAGCCTCACGGCCGCCGGGGGCGCGGTGCGTCCGGGGCCCTCCAGCGCCCGGCACACGGCGCCCTCCAGGCCCAGCGCGGTACCCCGGCGGAACGATTCAGCTGCCTCGGCCTCCGACAGTCCTGACAGCACCCGCAGTTCGCACTCGGCGTGCGCGGCGTTGAAGCTGCGGGAGCCGAACAGCGGGACGCCGACGCCGCTCCAGATGA includes these proteins:
- the rpsD gene encoding 30S ribosomal protein S4: MTNQKRPKVKIARALGIPLTPKSVKYFEARPYPPGQHGRGRKQNSDYKVRLVEKQRLRAQYDLSETQMARAFDRARKVEGKTGEALIIELETRLDSLVLRSGIARTIYQARQMVVHGHIEVNGHKVNRPSFQLKPGFVVTVRERSKEKTPFQVAREGGNAGEGQTAKYLEVNLKALAFRLDRAPQRREVPVICDEQLVVEYYSR